The following are encoded together in the Roseobacter denitrificans OCh 114 genome:
- a CDS encoding SGNH/GDSL hydrolase family protein, which translates to MKHLAILGAAALLAAPAQASPLTDQFSSFSVLGDSLSDIGNTERLLGILAPPAPPSTTPPTDAETNFARLRAPGVFSDGPTWAAGLTNEFRNNGKTGVNLSFAGALAANNWDPVPDLLAQIFAPANLPLPVTPPVSTYADGLGGLLNAPTAPGMPPTLNAARNLGTTPLVSVFIGGNDFLNAANSIDSAAPDFTALKTALGSALTTVQGGLQALAGAGVRDFVVMNLPDFGLIPRFQNEAPAFQDQLSAMAADYNTQLSAFLQGNNLFGATVTEVDVFDALSDQALLASRGITDTQNACVQTVSTTAPSCAGFLFFDDIHPTAAGHALINDITRAALNDTYQLAPVPLPASVLLLLSALGGTFVLRRRKRAS; encoded by the coding sequence ATGAAACATCTTGCGATACTGGGTGCGGCAGCACTTTTGGCCGCCCCGGCACAGGCATCACCGCTCACAGATCAGTTCAGCAGCTTTTCCGTCCTCGGCGACAGCCTGTCGGATATCGGGAACACCGAACGGCTTTTGGGCATTCTGGCGCCGCCGGCACCGCCCTCGACAACCCCGCCAACCGATGCAGAGACCAATTTCGCCCGACTGCGCGCACCGGGTGTCTTTTCCGACGGTCCGACCTGGGCTGCCGGTTTGACGAATGAGTTTCGCAACAACGGGAAAACCGGCGTAAACCTGTCTTTCGCAGGGGCGCTGGCCGCAAATAACTGGGATCCTGTCCCCGATCTTCTGGCACAGATTTTCGCCCCTGCAAACTTGCCGCTACCGGTCACACCCCCGGTCTCTACCTATGCGGATGGGCTGGGCGGGTTGCTGAACGCGCCAACAGCACCGGGCATGCCGCCAACGCTTAATGCTGCGCGCAACCTTGGCACCACCCCCTTGGTCAGCGTCTTTATCGGCGGGAATGACTTTCTGAATGCGGCAAACAGCATTGACAGCGCTGCACCTGATTTCACGGCACTGAAAACCGCGTTAGGTAGCGCTTTGACGACCGTACAAGGCGGGTTGCAGGCCTTGGCGGGCGCCGGGGTGCGGGATTTCGTCGTCATGAACCTGCCGGACTTTGGCCTGATCCCAAGGTTCCAGAACGAAGCACCCGCGTTTCAGGACCAGCTTTCAGCGATGGCGGCCGACTACAACACGCAGCTCTCCGCCTTCTTGCAGGGCAACAACCTATTTGGCGCGACCGTGACCGAAGTGGACGTCTTTGACGCCCTGAGCGATCAGGCATTGCTGGCGTCTCGCGGCATCACGGACACGCAGAATGCCTGCGTTCAAACTGTCTCGACCACGGCTCCGTCCTGTGCGGGCTTCCTGTTTTTCGACGACATTCACCCCACCGCCGCAGGTCACGCGCTGATCAACGACATCACCCGCGCAGCGCTGAACGACACCTATCAACTGGCCCCTGTCCCGCTGCCAGCCTCTGTGCTGTTGTTGCTCTCTGCCCTTGGCGGCACATTTGTCTTGCGGCGTCGCAAACGGGCAAGCTGA
- a CDS encoding MliC family protein, whose product MPLPAQRTSPHRLIAGMCFTLAATGVNAETTGPSFDCAKASSQAEDLICADAALATLDRRLALRFGAALEAAGNIEDDTENARTTLRAMQRGWIKGRDECWKAQDVRGCVERDYLTREGQLVAAWMLETPLATVTYTCEDNPANEVTAYFFDTELPSIRVEYGDSVAVGSLEPAASGSRYAIEFGGIFWTKGDSAVFEWRAGDPMSCTAITR is encoded by the coding sequence ATGCCCCTTCCCGCCCAGAGAACCTCACCGCACCGCCTGATCGCAGGAATGTGCTTCACGCTGGCCGCCACCGGCGTCAACGCGGAAACCACCGGCCCGTCATTTGACTGCGCAAAAGCCAGTTCACAAGCCGAGGACCTGATATGTGCCGACGCAGCACTTGCCACGCTTGACCGGAGGTTGGCCCTGCGTTTTGGCGCCGCCCTCGAGGCGGCAGGCAACATAGAGGACGACACTGAAAATGCGCGGACTACATTGCGCGCGATGCAGCGCGGCTGGATCAAGGGACGCGACGAGTGCTGGAAAGCACAGGATGTGCGCGGCTGCGTCGAACGGGATTATCTCACCCGCGAAGGTCAACTTGTGGCCGCCTGGATGCTCGAAACACCCCTCGCGACCGTGACCTATACCTGCGAAGACAATCCCGCCAATGAAGTCACCGCCTACTTTTTTGATACCGAACTGCCCAGTATCCGCGTGGAATACGGGGACAGCGTCGCTGTCGGCTCGCTTGAGCCTGCCGCATCAGGCAGCAGATATGCCATTGAATTCGGGGGTATATTCTGGACCAAGGGCGACAGCGCGGTCTTTGAATGGCGCGCAGGCGACCCGATGTCCTGTACTGCAATCACGCGCTGA
- a CDS encoding fumarylacetoacetate hydrolase family protein, with the protein MSDFVIPVPPTACVPVASGGMFPVRRVYCIGRNYAAHAVEMGHDPEREAPFFFQKNPDDLNTSGSFPYPAQSSDVHHEAEVAVFLKSGGTNISPDDALDHVYGYALCLDMTRRDLQGIAKKAGRPWEIGKAFHASAPVGPVHRVAEVGHLDQGRITLHLNGVLKQDGDLNQMIWKVPEMISYLSEYYTLAPGDVILSGTPAGVGPVQKGDAMTIAVEGLGKMTITVT; encoded by the coding sequence ATGTCAGATTTCGTTATTCCAGTGCCGCCAACCGCCTGTGTCCCCGTGGCAAGCGGGGGCATGTTTCCGGTCCGGCGCGTCTATTGCATCGGGCGCAACTATGCCGCTCATGCCGTGGAGATGGGCCATGACCCGGAGCGCGAAGCACCCTTCTTTTTCCAGAAAAACCCCGATGATCTGAACACATCCGGATCATTCCCCTACCCTGCGCAAAGCAGCGACGTGCACCATGAGGCCGAAGTCGCCGTGTTCCTGAAATCGGGCGGCACCAACATCAGCCCCGATGACGCGCTGGATCACGTTTACGGCTACGCGCTATGCCTCGACATGACCCGCCGCGATTTACAGGGCATCGCAAAAAAGGCCGGGCGTCCGTGGGAGATCGGCAAGGCCTTTCATGCCTCGGCACCGGTCGGGCCAGTCCACAGGGTGGCGGAGGTCGGCCACCTTGATCAGGGCAGGATTACCCTGCATCTGAACGGCGTACTCAAGCAAGATGGTGATCTGAACCAGATGATCTGGAAAGTGCCGGAAATGATCTCCTACCTGTCCGAATACTACACGCTTGCACCCGGTGATGTAATCCTGTCGGGCACACCCGCGGGCGTGGGGCCGGTTCAAAAAGGCGACGCCATGACGATTGCGGTCGAGGGCCTAGGCAAGATGACGATCACCGTCACCTGA